The Myxococcota bacterium genomic sequence GTAGCCGGGCAGGTCGAGCGCGTCGGTGAAGGGCGCGTTGCAGGGGCCCTGCCCCACGTCTTTCGGCACGTCGATCAGCACCGGCCCCGGGCGCCCGGTGGTCGCGATGTGGAACGCCTCGCGGATGATGCGCGGGATGTCCGCCGGGTTCTTGATCAGATACGAGTGCTTCACCACCGGGTAGGTGATGCCGGTGACGTCGGCTTCCTGGAACGCGTCCTTCCCCAGGTTCACGGCGTTGGTCTGGCCGCACAGCACGATGATCGGCGCGGAGTCCATCTGCGCGGTGAGCAGGCCCGTGACCGTGTTGGTCGCGCCGGGGCCCGAGGTCACGAGCACCACGCCGGGCTTGCCGGTCGAGCGCGCGTAGCCGTCGGCCATGTGCGTCGCGCCCTGCTCGTGGCGAGTCAAGATCAGCTTGATCTTGGAATCGACCAGGGCGTCGAACATCGGCATCGCGGCGCCGCCGGACAGCCCGAAGATGTACTGGACCCCCTCCCTTTCCAGACACTGGATGATCTTCTCGCCGCCGGTGGGGATTTTCTGGGGCATGTTTCAGCTCCGGTCTGGGGGTGGGTCGGGGATTTCGACCCAGAATTGCAGATCTTCGAGCTGGAGTCCAGCGCGGGAGCCTGGCTTGAGCCTCGAAGATGACGATTCCAAGGCGAAAATCGGCTCGATGGCGGAGCTGAGCTCCAGAACAGATCGATTCATGGCCTGAAATCGGCTGGTCAGCTCGAGCCTGGCTCAGAAAATGAGGCTGGCAACGCCGTTTTCGTCGACCTCGACCTTCGGACCGGGTAAAAGATTCAGCCCGCGGCCGTCGCAGCTCCGTCCGGAGCGCACGTCGAAGCGATAGCCGTGCCAGGGACACTCGAGGATGGCTCCCGAGAGCGGCGCTTCTTCGAGCGGGCCGAGCAGGTGCGGGCAGATCGCCGAGAACGCGACCAGCGCGCCATCGACCTCCGCGACGCGCCACGGCCGGCCTGCGTGCTCGACCACGAGCGGCAGCTTGGGCCGCACGTCGGAGAGGCTTCCGAGCGCCACGCGAGCTCGAAGAGCGGCCTTGGGCGTGCGCAGGCGCGACAGCAGCTTCGCGCGCCGCACCATCATCGCCTCGTCCTCGTCCCAGAGCTTCGCATAGAGCGCGCGATAGCCGTCTCCGAGCGTCTGGCGGCGCTCGGGAGACACTTCGGGCACGAGAAACTCGACGCGAATCGCGGTCTCGTGCTCACTGCGCGGCTCGAGCTGCGTCCAGATCTCGGTGCCCTTGCCAGGACCCTCGATCGTGGCAGTCACGTAGCGCAGCTCGTCGCGGTGCAGCACGACCTGAAGCGTGATGTCGCGCGCCCCGGCGCCTCGGCCGCGCACCACCGCGGTCCAGCCCCAGTCGCCCGCGTCGACGCGCCGGATCTGCGCGAACGAGTCGCGGTGCAGCGACGGCAGGTGCTCCCAGTCGAGCACGTTCTCCCAGACGCGTTCGGCCGAGACCGGCAACACCCGCTCGTACGTGGCCACGGACGTGAGGCGGGTGCGGCGCATGAGCGCGAGGATAGCCCGGGAGGGGCTAGGCCCGCTGCCAGCCCCGCTCGCGCACGAGCGCGGCCACGCGCTCGCGCAGCTCGTCGCGGATCTCGCGCACGCGCGCCAGTGACTGGCCCTTCGGGTCGGGGGTCGGCCAATCGAGACGCCGCAGCCCCGGCACGTGAGGACAGGCTTCGCCGCAGCCCATGGTGACGAGCAGGCTCGAGCTGCGCGCCAGCTCGTCGGACAGGAGGGTCGGCTGGGCTCCGGCGAGCTCGATGCCGATCTCGCGCATCGCGGCGACCACCTCGGGGTGCACGCGCGCGGCGGGCTGCGTGCCGGCGGATCGGGCCCGGGCGAGCCCAGGATCGGCGCAGGCGTTGAAGAGCGCAGCGGCCATCTGAGAACGGCCCGCGTTGTGAACGCAGGCGAAGAGCACGTTCGTCACTTGGCGAGCCAGCGCGCCGCGGAAGCCGCGGCGAAGGCGCCCACGGCCTGTGCGGCGATGAAGCCGGGCGCGTCGGCCGGCCGGATGCCGGCAAAGGTGTCGGACAGCGTGCGCGCGATCGTGACTGCGGGGTTCGCGAACGAGGTCGACGACGTGAACCAATACGCCGCCGCGATGTACCCACCGACGGCGAGCGCGACCGCGGTCGCGTCGCGCAGGCGCGCGCAGCTCTGAACCACGAAGATCAGCCCGAACGTCGCGAGCGACTCGCTCAAGAGCTGTCCGGCACCGCTGCGCGCGTGACTCGAGATCGAGAACACCGGCAGCGCGAACATCGCGTTTGCGGCGCCCACACCGGCCAGCGCGCCGGCGAGCTGGCCGGAGACGTAGGCCGGGACCTCGCGCCAGGGGAGCGCGCGCTCCCAGGCGGCCACCAGAGTGACTGCGGGATTGAGCTGCGCCCCCGAAATCGGCGCGAACGCGAGGATCAACGCGACCAGGGCGGCTCCAGTCGCGGCCGAGTTCGCGAGCAGCGCCAGCGCCGCATTCCCGCCCGCCAGGCGTTCGCCCATGATCCCGGAGCCGACGATCGCCGCGAGCAGGAAGGCGCTCGCCAGGGCCTCGGCGCAGGCGCGCTTCCCGAGCGAGAGCGTCATCCCGCCTTCCGCCGCATGGCCTCCGTCAGCCGCTTCGGGGGCGCGAGCGCAGCGCACAGCTCGTCGAGTCGCTCGAGCCGCAGTCGGTAGTACATCCACGTGCCGCGGCGCTCGCGCTCGAGCAGCCCGGCCTCGGTCAGGACGCGCAGATGGTGGCTCACCGTCGGCTGCGTGAGACCCAGCGGCGCCGTGAGATGGCAGACGCACGCCTCGCCTCCCGGCTGCGCCGCGAGAAAGCTCAGCAGCCGGAGCCGGCCCGGGTCGCCCAGCGCGCGGAACACCGGAGCGAGCTCGTCGGCCTCGCGTTCGGCGAGCCGGCCCTTCAGGACCGGCGCGCAGCAGGAAGCTGCCTCGGGCTTGCGTATTGGCATCCGTCTATATTGACATCGATCGATGGATCCCGCAACATCGATGCTCATCAATATAAGGAGCCCGGACATGGCCAACACCTTCCACGTCTCCCTCAACGTGAAGAGCATCCCGGAGGCGGTCGAACGCTACCGCAAGATCCTGGGCGCGGAGCCGGCGAAGCTCCGCCACGACTACGCGAAATTCGAGCTGGCGGATCCGCCGGTGATCCTGTCGCTCAACCTGATCGGTACGCCGGGCACCGTCGGTCACCTCGGTATCCGCTAC encodes the following:
- a CDS encoding metalloregulator ArsR/SmtB family transcription factor, whose product is MPIRKPEAASCCAPVLKGRLAEREADELAPVFRALGDPGRLRLLSFLAAQPGGEACVCHLTAPLGLTQPTVSHHLRVLTEAGLLERERRGTWMYYRLRLERLDELCAALAPPKRLTEAMRRKAG
- a CDS encoding Rieske 2Fe-2S domain-containing protein, with the protein product MRRTRLTSVATYERVLPVSAERVWENVLDWEHLPSLHRDSFAQIRRVDAGDWGWTAVVRGRGAGARDITLQVVLHRDELRYVTATIEGPGKGTEIWTQLEPRSEHETAIRVEFLVPEVSPERRQTLGDGYRALYAKLWDEDEAMMVRRAKLLSRLRTPKAALRARVALGSLSDVRPKLPLVVEHAGRPWRVAEVDGALVAFSAICPHLLGPLEEAPLSGAILECPWHGYRFDVRSGRSCDGRGLNLLPGPKVEVDENGVASLIF
- a CDS encoding arsenate reductase ArsC, translated to MTNVLFACVHNAGRSQMAAALFNACADPGLARARSAGTQPAARVHPEVVAAMREIGIELAGAQPTLLSDELARSSSLLVTMGCGEACPHVPGLRRLDWPTPDPKGQSLARVREIRDELRERVAALVRERGWQRA
- a CDS encoding aquaporin; this translates as MTLSLGKRACAEALASAFLLAAIVGSGIMGERLAGGNAALALLANSAATGAALVALILAFAPISGAQLNPAVTLVAAWERALPWREVPAYVSGQLAGALAGVGAANAMFALPVFSISSHARSGAGQLLSESLATFGLIFVVQSCARLRDATAVALAVGGYIAAAYWFTSSTSFANPAVTIARTLSDTFAGIRPADAPGFIAAQAVGAFAAASAARWLAK